TCCTCTTCGTATTCTTCGCGTTCGCGTGGTTCGTCTTCATGATCCACGTGCAGCTGCCCAACGTCAATCAGGCGGCGTGGCAGCGGATTTTGCAGAGCGGCGCGTTCTACAACCTGCTCGGCTTCCTCTCGGGC
The nucleotide sequence above comes from Candidatus Binatia bacterium. Encoded proteins:
- a CDS encoding preprotein translocase subunit SecY: MFNNLRAAVLVPEIRQRILFVFFAFAWFVFMIHVQLPNVNQAAWQRILQSGAFYNLLGFLSG